One window of Halorussus sp. MSC15.2 genomic DNA carries:
- a CDS encoding GNAT family N-acetyltransferase, with the protein MAADLTLRAATVAETEAIFVVHVAAIVAHGPSAYTDKQVAAWAAKAEGTERYVDAIEDPSTELVVAESGDCVVGFGELDVENGGVEAVFVDPERNGEGIGSSILNHFEQRLRNEGFDVVRLRAVLNAVGFYERQGYERVERVTTTTTNDVDVDSVRMEKPL; encoded by the coding sequence ATGGCCGCTGACCTCACGCTTCGCGCTGCGACGGTCGCCGAGACGGAGGCAATCTTCGTCGTTCACGTCGCGGCTATCGTCGCTCACGGACCGTCTGCCTACACCGACAAACAGGTTGCGGCGTGGGCAGCAAAGGCAGAGGGGACCGAGAGATATGTAGACGCCATCGAGGACCCTTCGACCGAACTCGTCGTCGCGGAGTCCGGTGATTGCGTCGTCGGATTCGGTGAACTCGACGTGGAAAACGGTGGCGTCGAGGCTGTCTTCGTCGACCCGGAGCGTAACGGAGAAGGCATCGGTTCGTCAATACTGAACCACTTCGAGCAGCGACTGCGGAACGAGGGGTTCGACGTCGTTCGTCTGCGGGCCGTTCTCAACGCCGTCGGCTTCTACGAACGGCAGGGGTACGAGCGAGTGGAGCGCGTGACGACTACGACTACCAACGACGTCGATGTAGATTCGGTGCGGATGGAGAAACCGCTCTAA
- a CDS encoding AN1-type zinc finger domain-containing protein: MATCEECGEKLVGERGCSYCQGTFCQHHQLPEKHDCPGVKNLDQTGHRFDSGFDASE, encoded by the coding sequence ATGGCCACTTGTGAGGAGTGCGGCGAGAAACTGGTCGGGGAACGGGGGTGTTCGTACTGTCAGGGCACCTTCTGCCAGCACCACCAACTCCCGGAGAAACACGACTGTCCCGGCGTCAAGAATCTGGACCAGACCGGCCACCGGTTCGACAGCGGGTTCGACGCGTCGGAGTAG
- the surE gene encoding 5'/3'-nucleotidase SurE, whose protein sequence is MSDDREILLTNDDGIDSPGIRALYDALSAVGNVTTVAPADDQSAVGRAMTYEVPVREHELGYAVEGTPSDCVVAGLAELGPYPDIVVSGCNEGANIGAYVLGRSGTVSAAVEAAFFGVPAIAASLHVPQSEWPRDTEPEEYAEVAEAVRYLVERAPDAGVFENAEYLNVNAPLPSEASAVEDSGGGVVDTDQRTPMVVTRPSHVYDMDATEEDGVVTLHDNTWGQMEDDNLPDPEGTDRRAVYEGKISVSPLTAPHTTEHHDALDELAEQF, encoded by the coding sequence ATGAGCGACGACCGCGAAATCCTGTTGACGAACGACGACGGGATAGACAGCCCCGGTATCCGCGCCCTCTACGACGCCCTCTCGGCGGTCGGCAACGTCACTACCGTCGCGCCCGCCGACGACCAGAGCGCGGTCGGCCGGGCGATGACCTACGAGGTCCCCGTCCGCGAACACGAACTCGGCTACGCCGTGGAGGGGACGCCCTCCGACTGCGTGGTCGCCGGACTCGCCGAACTCGGTCCCTACCCCGACATCGTGGTCTCGGGATGCAACGAGGGCGCGAACATCGGCGCGTACGTCCTCGGTCGCTCGGGGACCGTCAGCGCCGCGGTCGAGGCCGCCTTCTTCGGTGTGCCGGCCATCGCGGCGTCGCTTCACGTCCCCCAGAGCGAGTGGCCTCGCGACACCGAACCCGAAGAGTACGCCGAGGTCGCCGAGGCGGTCCGCTACCTCGTCGAGCGCGCCCCCGACGCGGGCGTCTTCGAGAACGCCGAGTACCTCAACGTCAACGCGCCGCTCCCCTCGGAGGCGAGCGCGGTCGAAGACAGTGGGGGCGGCGTGGTGGACACCGACCAGCGAACCCCGATGGTCGTCACGCGACCCTCGCACGTCTACGACATGGACGCCACAGAGGAGGACGGCGTGGTCACGCTCCACGACAACACGTGGGGCCAGATGGAGGACGACAACCTGCCCGACCCGGAGGGCACCGACCGCCGGGCGGTCTACGAGGGCAAAATTAGCGTCTCACCGCTGACCGCTCCCCACACGACCGAGCATCACGACGCGCTGGACGAACTCGCCGAGCAGTTCTGA
- a CDS encoding serpin family protein, which produces MDRRNLLASLAGIGAAGLAGCVSADSAPTAGTAPDPVSVPETSVPEGVDAPTESYVAGNIDFGLALLDRLADDAPTENRFVSPYSLGVALAMTYAGARGETRTNVAETLRFAPTGEDLHRSVAALRADLPLGDADESAPQTTTAETETTDDATETEGEDGAPFWFVGANALWGQAAFPFREAFLGTLERHYGAGLGRVDFAEHPDEARRAINGWVAERTREKIPELFPEGTIDHRTRLVLANAVYFRANWAETFDEGSTEPKEFTTLDGTNVEVPTMHQSERFPFAEVDGVKVLELPYAGEDADMTLLLPPRDGFREFERGLDADRLGELLDATESREVEVRLPRFEFRSSLELSKRLEAMGMTTAFTREANLDGMAEGDADANLKLGSVVHEAYVGVDEQGTEAAAATGVEAEFTSAALNPATFAADRPFLFVIRHRPTNAPLFLGRVADPTAD; this is translated from the coding sequence ATGGACCGCCGCAACCTCCTCGCATCGCTCGCTGGTATCGGGGCCGCCGGTCTCGCCGGGTGTGTCTCGGCGGACTCCGCCCCGACGGCGGGGACCGCCCCGGACCCCGTGAGCGTCCCCGAGACGAGCGTTCCCGAAGGCGTGGACGCACCGACCGAGAGCTACGTCGCCGGAAATATCGACTTCGGTCTCGCGCTGCTCGACCGCCTCGCCGACGACGCGCCGACCGAGAATCGGTTCGTCTCGCCCTACAGCCTCGGCGTCGCGCTCGCCATGACCTACGCCGGGGCGCGCGGCGAGACCCGGACGAACGTGGCCGAGACGCTGCGATTCGCCCCGACCGGCGAGGACCTCCACCGGTCGGTCGCCGCCCTGCGCGCGGACCTCCCGCTCGGCGACGCCGACGAATCGGCACCCCAGACGACCACTGCCGAGACGGAGACGACGGACGACGCGACCGAGACCGAAGGCGAGGACGGCGCTCCCTTCTGGTTCGTCGGTGCGAACGCGCTCTGGGGGCAGGCGGCGTTCCCCTTCCGCGAGGCGTTCCTCGGGACGCTGGAGCGTCACTACGGCGCGGGTCTCGGTCGGGTGGACTTCGCCGAGCACCCGGACGAAGCGCGGCGGGCCATCAACGGGTGGGTCGCCGAGCGCACCCGCGAGAAGATACCCGAACTGTTTCCGGAGGGGACTATCGACCACAGGACCCGACTCGTCCTCGCCAACGCGGTCTACTTCCGGGCGAACTGGGCCGAGACGTTCGACGAAGGGAGCACCGAACCCAAGGAGTTCACGACGCTCGACGGAACGAACGTCGAAGTGCCGACGATGCACCAGAGCGAGCGGTTCCCGTTCGCCGAGGTGGACGGGGTGAAGGTTCTGGAACTCCCCTACGCGGGCGAAGACGCGGACATGACCCTCCTCCTACCGCCCCGCGACGGGTTCCGCGAGTTCGAGCGCGGCCTCGACGCCGACCGCCTCGGGGAACTGCTCGACGCGACAGAGAGCCGAGAGGTGGAGGTCCGACTCCCCAGATTCGAGTTCCGGTCGAGTCTCGAACTGAGCAAGCGACTGGAGGCGATGGGGATGACGACCGCGTTCACCCGCGAGGCGAACCTCGACGGAATGGCCGAGGGCGACGCCGACGCGAACCTGAAGTTGGGGTCGGTCGTCCACGAGGCCTACGTCGGTGTGGACGAGCAGGGGACCGAGGCGGCCGCGGCTACCGGTGTCGAAGCCGAGTTCACGTCGGCGGCCCTGAACCCGGCGACGTTCGCGGCCGACCGGCCGTTCCTGTTCGTGATTCGCCACCGGCCCACGAACGCACCGCTGTTCCTCGGCCGGGTCGCGGACCCGACGGCCGACTGA
- a CDS encoding LLM class flavin-dependent oxidoreductase, giving the protein MSSDYIHLNLFTMNSVEHVTTGNWRTPGDQSDRYTDAGYWQEVARTAERGGFDGVFFADVRGIYDVYGGDRETAIENAIQTPSNDPAYLVPAMASVTDNLGFAVTKSTSYNHPYQLARELSTLDHLTDGRVAFNIVTSYLESAARNLGLDERMDHDDRYDRADEFMDVCYALWEDSWDDDAVVRDRDSGVYTDPEKVRAIDFEGEFFDVPGPHGAEPSPQRTPVLYQAGSSDRGREFAADNAEAVFVSQLTEEGVRDYVEDMRDRAAAKGRDPDDLLFFPGIAPVVGETEEIARQKYETYAENVDTEATLALLAGFIDLDFSELDPDQKVEHIETDAIQGAINAFTKNDPDRDWTVEEVAEFAGLGSTSPVIVGSPEQVADELQHWYEDVGVDGFNIKEIVRPGTLRDFVDMVVPELRERDLVREGYEGETLRENLFEEEGRTRLADDHPARN; this is encoded by the coding sequence ATGAGCAGCGACTACATCCACCTCAACCTCTTCACGATGAACTCGGTCGAACACGTCACGACCGGCAACTGGCGGACGCCGGGCGACCAGTCGGACCGCTACACCGACGCCGGCTACTGGCAGGAGGTCGCCCGGACCGCCGAACGCGGCGGGTTCGACGGCGTGTTCTTCGCCGACGTGCGGGGCATCTACGACGTGTACGGCGGCGACCGGGAGACCGCCATCGAGAACGCGATACAGACGCCGTCGAACGACCCCGCGTACCTCGTCCCCGCGATGGCGTCGGTCACCGACAACCTCGGGTTCGCGGTCACCAAGTCCACCTCGTACAACCACCCCTACCAGTTGGCGCGCGAACTCTCGACGCTCGACCACCTCACCGACGGCCGCGTGGCGTTCAACATCGTCACCTCGTATCTGGAGAGCGCCGCCCGGAACCTCGGACTCGACGAGCGGATGGACCACGACGACCGGTACGACCGCGCTGACGAGTTCATGGACGTCTGCTACGCGCTCTGGGAGGACAGTTGGGACGACGACGCGGTGGTCCGGGACCGCGACAGCGGGGTGTACACCGACCCCGAGAAGGTCCGGGCCATCGACTTCGAGGGCGAGTTCTTCGACGTGCCCGGTCCCCACGGCGCGGAACCCTCGCCCCAGCGGACGCCCGTGCTGTATCAGGCGGGGTCGTCGGACCGCGGCCGGGAGTTCGCCGCCGACAACGCCGAAGCGGTCTTCGTCAGCCAACTCACCGAGGAGGGCGTCCGGGACTACGTCGAGGACATGCGCGACCGGGCCGCGGCGAAGGGCCGGGACCCCGACGACCTGCTGTTCTTCCCGGGTATCGCGCCCGTGGTGGGCGAGACCGAGGAGATAGCCCGCCAGAAGTACGAGACGTACGCCGAGAACGTGGACACCGAGGCCACCCTCGCGCTGCTCGCGGGGTTCATCGACCTCGACTTCTCGGAACTGGACCCCGACCAGAAAGTCGAACACATCGAGACCGACGCGATTCAGGGAGCCATCAACGCGTTCACCAAAAACGACCCCGACCGCGACTGGACCGTCGAGGAGGTCGCGGAGTTCGCGGGACTCGGGTCCACCTCGCCCGTCATCGTGGGCAGTCCCGAGCAGGTGGCCGACGAACTCCAGCACTGGTACGAGGACGTCGGGGTGGACGGGTTCAATATCAAGGAAATCGTCCGGCCCGGAACGCTCCGGGACTTCGTGGACATGGTGGTGCCGGAACTCCGCGAGCGCGATCTCGTCCGCGAGGGCTACGAGGGCGAGACACTCCGGGAGAACCTCTTCGAGGAGGAAGGCCGGACGCGACTGGCCGACGACCACCCCGCGCGGAACTGA
- a CDS encoding DMT family transporter, giving the protein MNDRTATVGLFAALAVLWGFSFMAISVGLESLEPVLFAAFRYDVAAVLLLGYAFVRDTAPWPTDRASASAVLAGGLFLVAANAFLFVGQQTVPSGVAAIMQSLVPIATSLWALALLPEERVSARGAVGIVLGLVGVGLIVRPDPANLLGDDVVGRLLILLQVAGVALGGVLIQRARPTLERTALTGWSMFVGALVLHAVSAGLGEPFALPRTAAAAGAVAYLGVFATAIAFVIYFTLLEVRGALETSLVAYLVPVVATVVGVAVLGESITALTVLGFLLVFAGFVVLKRRAIADLAGDTRRFVVRADD; this is encoded by the coding sequence GTGAACGACCGCACCGCTACCGTCGGACTGTTCGCCGCGCTCGCCGTGCTGTGGGGGTTCTCGTTCATGGCGATTTCCGTCGGTCTCGAATCGCTGGAACCCGTGCTGTTCGCCGCCTTCCGGTACGACGTGGCCGCCGTGCTCCTGCTGGGCTACGCGTTCGTCCGCGACACCGCGCCGTGGCCGACCGACCGCGCCAGCGCGAGCGCCGTCCTCGCCGGCGGACTGTTTCTGGTGGCCGCGAACGCCTTCCTCTTCGTCGGTCAGCAGACCGTCCCCAGCGGGGTGGCGGCCATCATGCAGAGCCTCGTTCCGATTGCGACCTCGCTGTGGGCGCTCGCGTTGCTGCCGGAGGAACGCGTCTCGGCCCGCGGCGCGGTGGGCATCGTACTGGGACTCGTCGGCGTCGGACTCATCGTCCGGCCAGACCCCGCGAACCTGCTCGGCGACGACGTCGTCGGAAGACTCCTCATCCTGCTTCAGGTCGCGGGCGTCGCGCTCGGGGGCGTCCTGATACAGCGCGCCCGGCCGACGCTCGAACGGACCGCGCTCACTGGCTGGTCGATGTTCGTGGGCGCGCTGGTCCTGCACGCCGTCAGCGCGGGTCTCGGCGAACCGTTCGCGCTCCCGCGGACCGCGGCGGCCGCCGGAGCGGTCGCGTACCTCGGCGTCTTCGCCACCGCGATAGCCTTCGTCATCTACTTCACGCTCCTCGAAGTCCGGGGCGCGCTGGAGACGTCGCTGGTGGCCTACCTCGTGCCGGTCGTCGCGACTGTCGTCGGCGTCGCGGTCCTCGGGGAGTCGATAACCGCGCTCACCGTCCTCGGATTCCTCCTCGTGTTCGCCGGGTTCGTCGTCCTCAAGCGACGCGCCATCGCCGACCTCGCGGGCGACACGCGGCGGTTCGTCGTGCGGGCCGACGACTGA
- a CDS encoding carboxylate--amine ligase, whose product MATFRSFEGLRDALADADFDRPPAIVCNAHVTGLSVARALKARDVPVVAIDRNEKGVAPYSDAVDFAGRVTYPLDDEEGFREDVEALAAELDHEPVAFGCMDEWVHAFSRTEPEGVRLPFAERATIDRVLDKESLYDVAERLDVPYPETYRIAETDPAETGGETGPAGNDRESVPAAETAERLGFPLVVKPALKRKFSEAVGTNVIEVADEAELEDVVANAAAEGIRVMAQEKVPAVQGEDCSLASYVPREGEAVTFVGNARVRYPLGYGTSCVVQRADAPQVEENALAVLDETGYYGISEAEFLYDGDREEYVLIDVNTRPWKWISLPVQAGANLPLAAYAETVGEEYDADEVRDARWVYLADYLKALGTDGFADVLGRGEWLSLMSGDFEASDDLTTGVYRPSDPAPAYQLLTTEFGTQEYYCSC is encoded by the coding sequence ATGGCTACCTTTCGCTCGTTCGAGGGCCTCCGCGACGCGCTCGCGGACGCCGACTTCGACCGCCCGCCAGCTATCGTCTGCAACGCCCACGTCACCGGCCTGAGCGTCGCCCGCGCGCTGAAGGCCCGCGACGTGCCCGTCGTCGCCATCGACCGCAACGAGAAGGGGGTCGCGCCCTACTCCGACGCCGTGGACTTCGCGGGACGGGTCACGTACCCCCTCGACGACGAGGAGGGCTTCCGCGAGGACGTGGAAGCGCTCGCGGCCGAACTCGACCACGAACCGGTCGCGTTCGGATGCATGGACGAGTGGGTCCACGCCTTCTCCCGGACCGAACCCGAGGGCGTCCGACTGCCCTTCGCCGAGCGCGCGACCATCGACCGCGTGCTGGACAAGGAGTCGCTGTACGACGTGGCCGAGCGACTCGACGTTCCCTACCCCGAGACCTACCGCATCGCCGAGACCGACCCCGCGGAGACCGGCGGCGAGACCGGCCCGGCCGGGAACGACCGCGAGAGCGTCCCCGCCGCCGAGACCGCCGAGCGACTGGGCTTCCCGCTCGTCGTCAAGCCCGCGCTCAAGCGCAAGTTCTCCGAGGCGGTCGGCACGAACGTCATCGAGGTCGCCGACGAGGCGGAACTGGAGGACGTGGTGGCGAACGCCGCCGCGGAGGGCATCCGCGTGATGGCCCAAGAGAAGGTCCCGGCCGTGCAGGGCGAGGACTGCTCGCTGGCCTCCTACGTCCCCCGCGAGGGCGAGGCCGTCACCTTCGTCGGCAACGCTCGCGTCCGCTACCCGCTGGGCTACGGCACCTCCTGCGTGGTCCAGCGGGCAGACGCGCCGCAGGTCGAGGAGAACGCGCTGGCGGTCCTCGACGAGACGGGCTACTACGGCATCAGCGAGGCCGAGTTCCTCTACGACGGCGACCGCGAGGAGTACGTCCTCATCGACGTGAACACCCGTCCGTGGAAGTGGATTTCCCTGCCGGTGCAGGCGGGTGCGAACCTCCCGCTGGCGGCCTACGCCGAGACGGTCGGCGAGGAGTACGACGCCGACGAGGTCCGGGACGCGCGCTGGGTCTACCTCGCCGACTACCTCAAGGCGCTGGGCACCGACGGCTTCGCGGACGTGCTGGGACGCGGGGAGTGGCTCTCGCTCATGTCGGGCGACTTCGAGGCGAGCGACGACCTGACGACCGGCGTCTACCGGCCCTCCGACCCGGCCCCGGCGTACCAGCTTCTCACGACGGAGTTCGGCACCCAAGAGTACTACTGCTCCTGCTGA
- a CDS encoding CPBP family intramembrane glutamic endopeptidase, translated as MVPDTPGSGVAGLLSAPRDRLERTAAAFSALESRWLLAAIAPVVLTAVVITAGYVASGGEDPGFPPQFATFVYGVSNVVVIGLLYARFPEGVWRASALFRRPSKRELAAGVLATAAGVAVGWPLTTLLADAAGIARYTVPSVVVPFGFSPVGILALFFGSVVVAPVAEEILFRGLFVGVVLDRGYSPYAAAASSLLVFAALHSFTAGAAGVVNALLLGALLTWLRFRFDNLVGAWLVHALNNLLEFLVAISVVPSLYAL; from the coding sequence ATGGTACCCGATACGCCCGGTTCGGGCGTCGCTGGACTCCTCTCAGCTCCCCGCGACCGACTCGAACGAACGGCGGCCGCGTTTTCGGCACTCGAATCCCGGTGGCTGCTCGCGGCGATAGCGCCGGTGGTCCTGACGGCGGTGGTAATCACTGCCGGGTACGTCGCGTCCGGCGGCGAGGACCCCGGGTTTCCGCCGCAGTTCGCCACCTTCGTCTACGGTGTGAGCAACGTCGTCGTAATCGGTCTCCTCTACGCTCGGTTCCCGGAGGGGGTGTGGCGTGCGAGCGCGCTCTTTCGGAGACCCTCGAAGCGCGAACTCGCCGCCGGCGTCCTCGCCACGGCGGCGGGTGTCGCGGTCGGGTGGCCGCTCACGACGCTCCTCGCGGACGCCGCCGGAATCGCCCGATACACCGTGCCGTCGGTCGTCGTGCCGTTCGGGTTCTCGCCGGTCGGCATCCTCGCGCTGTTCTTCGGGTCGGTCGTCGTCGCGCCGGTGGCAGAGGAGATTCTGTTCCGCGGACTGTTCGTCGGCGTCGTCCTCGACAGGGGATACAGCCCGTACGCGGCCGCGGCGAGTTCGCTCTTGGTATTCGCCGCGCTCCACTCGTTCACCGCCGGGGCCGCCGGCGTCGTGAACGCGCTCCTGCTCGGAGCGCTGCTCACGTGGCTCAGATTCCGATTCGACAACCTCGTGGGCGCGTGGCTGGTACACGCGCTCAACAATTTACTGGAGTTCCTCGTGGCGATATCCGTGGTTCCGTCGCTGTACGCGCTCTAA
- a CDS encoding small ribosomal subunit Rsm22 family protein, with protein MNDELRQKVRENAKYLRNVRPIDPDEIAEYIDSQPHPGVVRQTLREEAPSLGLVERDDATFVPVEAGSVAPTFRGVEAFPPEYGRALENLLVERFGPDWQTGESGDRLRDAIRRLKEDYFRNNPVEYDETAALGYAIYHLPDNYAVVQYVLHELAEAGLVGRHLRILDVGAGVGGPALGVADYLPEDALVEYDAVEPSDAAADVFDRLVAETGRNFHPQLHRETAEEFDPEGRTDAGDDPEYDLILFANVLNELDDPQAVVRRYLDSLADDGAVLAIEPADRETSIGLRQVERAVADDAGAAAIFSPTLRLWPDERPTDRGWSFDVKPDLDVPAFQRKLDEDGGASGEFVNADVQFSYSILRPDGRRKAEFTASTDDVAKMAQMERHVTERIDLVAVKLSHSLAEGDRNPLFKVSDGSESEDHFAVLTRETSLNADLASADYGDLLAFEQVLVLWNDDEDAYNLVVDEETVVDRIPV; from the coding sequence ATGAACGACGAGTTACGCCAGAAGGTCCGAGAGAACGCGAAGTACCTGCGGAACGTTCGACCGATAGACCCCGACGAAATCGCCGAGTACATCGACAGTCAACCGCATCCCGGCGTCGTCCGCCAGACCCTCCGGGAGGAGGCCCCGTCGCTCGGTCTCGTGGAGCGCGACGACGCCACGTTCGTCCCGGTGGAAGCGGGGTCGGTCGCCCCGACGTTCCGGGGCGTCGAAGCGTTCCCGCCGGAGTACGGGCGAGCGCTGGAGAACCTGCTGGTCGAGCGGTTCGGTCCCGACTGGCAGACCGGCGAGTCGGGCGACCGACTCCGCGACGCGATTCGGCGACTCAAGGAAGACTACTTCCGGAACAACCCGGTGGAGTACGACGAGACGGCCGCGCTCGGCTACGCGATATACCACCTGCCGGACAACTACGCGGTGGTCCAGTACGTTCTCCACGAACTCGCCGAAGCGGGACTGGTCGGTCGCCACCTCCGGATTCTCGACGTGGGCGCGGGCGTCGGCGGCCCGGCGCTCGGCGTCGCCGACTACCTGCCCGAGGACGCGCTGGTGGAGTACGACGCGGTCGAACCGAGCGACGCCGCCGCGGACGTGTTCGACCGACTCGTCGCCGAGACGGGGCGGAACTTCCACCCGCAACTCCACCGGGAGACCGCCGAGGAGTTCGACCCCGAAGGCCGGACCGACGCCGGAGACGACCCGGAGTACGACCTGATACTGTTCGCCAACGTCCTGAACGAACTCGACGACCCCCAAGCGGTCGTCCGGCGCTATCTCGACTCTCTCGCCGACGACGGCGCGGTCCTCGCAATCGAACCCGCCGACCGCGAGACCAGCATCGGACTCCGGCAAGTCGAACGCGCCGTGGCCGACGACGCCGGAGCGGCCGCCATCTTCTCGCCGACGCTCCGCCTCTGGCCGGACGAGCGACCGACCGACCGCGGGTGGTCGTTCGACGTGAAACCCGACCTCGACGTGCCGGCGTTCCAGCGCAAACTCGACGAGGACGGGGGCGCATCCGGCGAGTTCGTCAACGCGGACGTGCAGTTCTCCTACTCGATTCTGCGTCCCGACGGTCGGCGGAAGGCGGAGTTCACGGCCTCCACCGACGACGTGGCGAAGATGGCCCAGATGGAGCGCCACGTCACCGAGCGCATCGACCTCGTGGCGGTGAAACTCAGCCACTCGCTGGCGGAGGGCGACCGGAACCCACTGTTCAAGGTCAGCGACGGGAGCGAGTCCGAGGACCACTTCGCGGTGTTGACGCGCGAGACCTCGCTGAACGCCGACCTCGCGTCCGCGGACTACGGCGACCTGCTCGCGTTCGAGCAGGTGCTGGTGCTGTGGAACGACGACGAGGACGCGTACAATCTGGTCGTGGACGAGGAAACCGTCGTGGACCGAATTCCGGTGTGA
- a CDS encoding prephenate dehydrogenase/arogenate dehydrogenase family protein, whose translation MKLLVVGAGEMGRWFGEVAASQLGDADVAFADADPDVAEAGAEAVGGRAVPTSTDERFDAVCVAVPISAASEAIETHASNAERALVDVTGQMADPVAAMAAAAPDRERASLHPLFAAANAPGNVAVVADESGPVTDRLLDALEAAGNRLVETTPADHDEAMETVQAGAHAAVLAFALAADDVPEGLTTPIFEDLSAVADQVTGNAPSVYAEIQATFDGADRVADAASRLADADAEEFARLYREASATTANPETEDES comes from the coding sequence ATGAAGCTACTCGTCGTGGGTGCGGGCGAGATGGGTCGATGGTTCGGCGAGGTAGCGGCGAGCCAACTCGGCGACGCCGACGTGGCGTTCGCCGACGCCGACCCCGACGTCGCCGAGGCGGGCGCAGAGGCGGTCGGCGGCCGCGCCGTCCCGACCTCGACCGACGAGCGGTTCGACGCGGTCTGCGTCGCGGTGCCCATCTCCGCCGCGAGCGAGGCCATCGAGACCCACGCGTCGAACGCCGAGCGTGCGCTCGTGGACGTGACGGGCCAGATGGCCGACCCCGTGGCCGCGATGGCCGCGGCCGCACCCGACCGCGAACGCGCGAGTCTCCACCCCCTGTTCGCGGCCGCCAACGCGCCGGGGAACGTCGCGGTGGTCGCCGACGAGTCCGGTCCGGTCACCGACCGACTGCTCGACGCGCTCGAAGCGGCGGGGAACCGACTGGTCGAGACCACCCCCGCGGACCACGACGAGGCGATGGAGACCGTACAGGCGGGCGCGCACGCCGCGGTCCTCGCGTTCGCGCTCGCGGCCGACGACGTGCCCGAGGGACTCACGACGCCGATTTTCGAGGACCTCTCGGCCGTCGCCGACCAAGTTACGGGCAACGCGCCGTCGGTGTACGCCGAGATTCAGGCGACGTTCGACGGGGCCGACCGCGTCGCGGACGCCGCTTCCCGCCTCGCCGACGCCGACGCCGAGGAGTTCGCCCGCCTGTACCGGGAGGCGAGCGCAACGACCGCGAACCCGGAGACCGAAGACGAATCATGA
- a CDS encoding SPW repeat protein: MSKTGKYVAGANALLGAWLVVSVLVAFETEPAHFWNDVLVGGAVIVLATYNFAASGEYASVSVVASFVTALVGAWQVVAAVNFASLGATADLLFWSDAITGGLVLVLGAYNVYQGRFVSLDEEAEEAEETG; this comes from the coding sequence GTGAGCAAGACCGGCAAGTACGTCGCGGGAGCGAACGCGCTCCTCGGCGCGTGGCTCGTCGTCTCGGTGCTGGTCGCGTTCGAGACCGAACCGGCGCACTTCTGGAACGACGTTCTCGTCGGCGGTGCGGTGATAGTGCTGGCGACCTACAACTTCGCGGCGTCGGGCGAGTACGCGTCGGTGAGCGTCGTGGCGTCGTTCGTCACCGCGCTCGTCGGCGCGTGGCAGGTCGTCGCGGCGGTGAACTTCGCCAGCCTCGGAGCCACCGCCGACCTCCTGTTCTGGAGCGACGCGATTACCGGCGGACTCGTGCTCGTCCTCGGGGCGTACAACGTCTACCAAGGTCGGTTCGTCTCGCTCGACGAGGAGGCCGAGGAAGCCGAGGAGACGGGGTAG
- a CDS encoding DUF3592 domain-containing protein — MSPDTNINIGGKELDPVRGGLLMIVVGIAVAGFGVYDYTQQSDAISNAVTVNATITGTSVESVPQRRGGPDYRPEVTFDYRYEGESYTSSNLYPTSFASNYDTKSAAQSAIEGYEAGDTVTAYVNPGSPGSAFLKQKKSNGPLKIAAIGGLLVLIGGASVLRGS, encoded by the coding sequence GTGTCCCCAGATACCAACATAAATATCGGAGGAAAGGAACTCGACCCGGTCCGGGGCGGACTGCTGATGATAGTGGTCGGGATAGCCGTCGCTGGCTTCGGCGTCTACGACTACACCCAGCAGTCCGACGCGATATCGAACGCTGTCACCGTGAACGCGACGATTACCGGCACGTCCGTCGAATCGGTTCCCCAGCGCCGCGGCGGTCCCGATTACCGGCCGGAGGTCACGTTCGACTACCGCTACGAGGGAGAGTCCTACACGTCGAGCAATCTCTATCCGACTTCGTTCGCCTCGAACTACGATACGAAGTCGGCGGCCCAGTCGGCGATAGAGGGGTACGAAGCCGGCGACACGGTCACTGCGTACGTGAATCCCGGCTCCCCGGGTAGCGCGTTCCTCAAGCAGAAGAAGTCGAACGGCCCGCTGAAAATCGCGGCGATAGGCGGGCTGTTGGTGCTCATCGGCGGCGCGTCCGTCCTCCGCGGCTCCTGA